Within Primulina tabacum isolate GXHZ01 chromosome 5, ASM2559414v2, whole genome shotgun sequence, the genomic segment aatattaaagatgattaaaatcGTCAGAAAAAGAATTTGCAGCTGGTGCagttggtggaatatcacatcATGGCATATCGGGTGGAATATCATATCACTGTAGACTTTTTGACTACTATTTGCATTAATAATGCATTGtattatttactttaataaagtattgtactgtttttattttagatggaatccggggtttcatgtccggcttttctatctatttataggttcattctgtgtctttaggaggacacggttgagtttgctcccctctcatttctctcttgtaaaaacccttctgaattatatcaataaaagtttgaagttctggtaacaaatttgtaagttcttactatttttattttctatttttatttactgttttaaatttttatatttcattagTCGAGCCTGTATGACAGGCTAAAGcattcgtgctaaattattaccttactatgacatgatctatatttatttgttcttgagatcagattgagataataaaagatctatttaaatatttagaatttaatgtaatataagagtctttggttagaacataaggtaaaaagatgaaccaggaaatggtaaacacaaggttcgagtttaaccaggaaaaataaattcatgttgtagccctttagcctgcttagccgagagatggcgtttaaggcgttcatgggtgatttttatgaatttatgattctgaggtggacctcggtaaaatcctctgttgtttaatttctttggtatatcttttataaatccttttatgttttgtaaaagttccaaatatgaatcttatattcattattattctgagatttaaatttttcattttcttagctcaatcagagttgaatatggtatataggctggaaaccaataacctccattTGTGCGAAAACCACTAAGAAAAAGTTTGGTAAAACAAAGCCACGTATCAGATTCCTCATTCTGATCCCAAGTCTCAGATGGTTCAAATTGTTTCTTATTATtcttatcatcatcatcatcttgttatttattttattcttatatttaatacaaataatattattattcttgtatttatcattttttattattttattattttaattaattattagttTGTTTCTTCTTATTTGATATTATTCATATCATTAATATTATTACCATCGTTAATTTATagcttttatttattatttcagtataatatttttatttgaaaataactaaaattgtgagtaacaatataattaaaattatttaattgataaatatttataaaattatttcattaaaattaatttaattcaaataaataataaaattaaattagaaTTTATAAATAAGTTTTTTTTGTTAAGAGAAAACAGATCTTTCTTTTGGAAGGGAACAGGGATAtggtattttttattttcaaatttgagaTTATAAAAGTCAATCTTCAAGTGATGATAATTTATCACACTAATGAAAAGTGTCAAATCATCCTCAAATTAATGTGAATAGTTCGGGCTGAGTAAGGGACGAGTGGCTCATCCTACTTCTATTAAAAACGAACCAAACATAGGATTGAGTTGAACTAATAAATGATACATTCTTTATCCCACGAACCAAACATAGCCTTAAAATATCTTTGTTCGAATGTTTATGGGATCTTGGGGCGAGTGAGGGCCGAGTAGCTCATCCTACTTCTGTTAAAAACGAAACAAACATAGGATTGATTTGGACTAATAAATCATCCATTGTTTATCTCACAAACCAAATATAGCCTTAGAATATTTTTGTTTCGATGTTTGTAGGATCTTGTTTATACTTTCAAAATCAATATCACTGTTTAGAGGATAGAACTCGttcttctttaattttttcACAAATTGATCTTAACATGTTATGTCGTAAATATGTAGAACGAATTTAGTTTAATATTATGTTAAATATTTCTATCAAAAACAACTTATAAACTGTttggaaaaaaatttcaaacacaTTTAAGTGTTTCTACGTTCTACAACAGTAAACACTCTTAAAATAATTTGTCTAACAGAATATAACTCCGAGATTCTTCTCCCACAAGGCCTATATACAGATTGTTGCTTGCTTAATGTATTTTTGaagtataaaaaataagtagTTTATCCACATATCCGAAGACCCCTGGATAAGTTAGTCCTCtacatttaaattatatataatatggtGCATGCAGCAAGTACCTTGAAACACAATCTATACCCATGTGTAACTCGGTTCTAGGTATATAAATGGTGTAGGTTATTTGTAGAGTAGGTCATCGTATAGATTTTTTTTCAGCTCAACTTCATTCATGgtttttaaaagtaaaaaatgTAATATTGTAACGTGATTCATATTTCaaagtaaaaaataattatattgacataaaaataaatttttttatatatcagATCAAGTCGGAAACTCATTTCACAAAATTATATCTAAAATCAAGAAGGCAAATTGCTTGCGgaaaaatttgatagaagatttgAAGGGTAAAAATATAACAAGTATTGATGAAGCAACCCGATTAATTCACTCTAGTATTCTGAAAAAATGAACAAATCAATGAATTTAGTATGACATTATCTTCTATCAATTACATTTCTTCTAACCCCTAAATATTGTAAGCATAAATCAAACTAAAGTGGAACACTTGGAAGTGGAAGGGTCATATATCGCCGGAAGAAGGTATTTCCGGCCAATCGCACCATGCGCGTTGTAGCTACCACCGGTGGTCGGATCCAAAAGCAAGTCTCCGGCGTAGCCTGGGTAGGCCCCTTTTCCATACACACCGGGGCAAGCCGAAGCAGCTTCCAATGGAGCAGTAGCCGGGCCTTGATAAAACCCGTTCCCGAAAGGGTTCGTGGCAGTTCCGGCCAAAAGCCCGGATAGAACAGTCACCACTCCGTCCATGCCCACATCGTTGTTCGGGGAACCCAGTGGCGGGTTCTGCGGGCCGTAAATGGGCTGATGGAAGGGCCAAGCACAGTAGCCGGGACACTGTGTCTCTGAATTGCCCACCCAAATGTAGGCAAATTTCTTATTCTTCCCCTTCACGATGGAGCTCTTGGATCCGTGGGTTCCGCACCTGTTTACGCAGAAGCCAGCTACTGTGACATCGGAAGCCGTCAACACAACGTTAATGGCGTTCTTCTGCTCGCCCTTGGAAGCCAGCTGCACGATCTGTTTCTCCGAGAGAGATTTCCCGAGGGAGTATTTGTTGTCGAGGATTTGCTTGCCCAAACGGAGAGACAGTGAGGATGGGTTCTTGGAATTGGCGAGGCTGTAGTACTTGTCGATTCCCTTCCACCATGTGGCCACGGATGGCTTGCTTCGGGTGGCGGCGGAATCCGACAAGGAGGCAATGAAATCGGAGACGATAGCCCTTTGTGCTGGCTTGAAGTTCCCGTACCATATCAGATTGACGGAGATTGTGCCTTGCAGAAGGGCACCTTTGTGGTATCGAAGAATCTGGTTCTGCTGGTCTTGTGTCACAAGAATTCTCGAAGCAAAACACATATTGAAAACAGAAAACAAAACTAAAAGAACATGGAAACAATGGTAAGAAGCCATTTATGTTGTAGGAGAAATGAATCGCTTTGAAACTTTGGATTTGGTATGAATTCTTGGAAGAGAGGAATGTGGTATTTATAGTATTGATTGATATTGTGGAATAATAAAtgtataaatattaatattaatgaaTATAGGAAAAGGAAAGCGAGGAGAAAGAGACAGTACGCGGTTCTTCAAGTGTAATgtcatttattaattatattaacgGTTTGCCAGCCTTTTCGCTagcatatttattattattaattaagtaatactcatttacaaataaatatattgtacccagtttataatatatatacacatatataatatattattaaatttgaaatccTTACGATAACTAAGTTTTGGTATTGTTgtctattttaataattatatatattagtaAATAGTTAAAATTTAATGTAAGTCACATGTAATTTAGCAGTTAAAGTCTTTGTTTTCCTGAATATTAAGTTATAGGTTCAATTTCTACTTTagtcttttttttctttttttttgttttatttatttttttaattcatatatcaaaattatagtgTAATCTCTCGTTATTTCTGATAATTACATTTTgttattcatttaaatataactcaaataaattaatacatgtgtgtatatatgtataaacTCTTAGCTACGTCTGTTTAAAGGATAAATAAAAGAGtgaatttcttctttttttaaaaaaagtatttgGTGAGATGTGGAATTCAATGTAATATATGGGATTCGATATGCGATTAATGCCCCAAAAGCACAACAGAACAAAAAGCATTACAGCTTGCTTACAGCATATATTTACTATTATGTTTACTCAAATGCCCTCGTTTTTCGATTTGTATATATGAATTTCAAAATTATGGATTTAATATAATGTATATTGTAGTTTCACATAAATAACATCGTAAAATTCAAATTCAttaattatatgtttatataatattttatgttaattaaaatgattttcaaaTTCACCTGAAAGCATTTGAAATACATTatagtttatttaaataatatgtaaataaataagttattgatttaagattttatctttgattttattgttAACTATAAAACTATAATCGAAATTTATGGATTCTGTATCATTCATCCAAATGAAatcttaatttttaaattttttgatagATTAATAATAAGGTTAGCTGTTATTATTTATCTGTATAACAATAtatgataaattaaaataattaaataattgcttTATCagatcatttttaatttataaaaaagactaggtttcttgtgagacggtctcataaatctttatatgtgagacgggttaactcCACCGATattcatcataaaaataatactcttagcataaaaaataatatttttcatggatgatccaaataagatatctgtctcacaaaatacgatccgtgagatcgtcttacacaAGGTTTGcatataaaaaaacatataaatcatatgacacttgaaaattcaaatttgagatTTGAATGGTTGGGGGTAATTTGGGAAATGTGAATAAAGAATACGAAAGAGAGACGTTGAGGTGGTGTATTGGACAGGCTGGTGGGGGCAATAAAGTGATCATAGGGAAGCGGGAAATTGAGAAAGGTTGATGCTCCAGTTGGCACTTGAGATGCGTGAGTGAGATACCActcaatatttaatttttgttatgatttcctaaaatatttggaaatacacacatatatatatatgtatttggagGATTTAGTTTCTAAATTAAAagtcttttttttatttgagtttttaatttttaaaaaaaaaaaataaaagaaaactgCACAGGTAGCTGGCGCCCACGAAAAACCCAacactctatatatatatatatatatatatctttgaatttgaatttttttaaaaaataaaatcagtacttggaaattaatttttttaaaagttggactgagaaatttgaaattagaTTTGATTCGACAGTATATTTGAGCGAA encodes:
- the LOC142547417 gene encoding protein PHOSPHATE-INDUCED 1-like, with the translated sequence MASYHCFHVLLVLFSVFNMCFASRILVTQDQQNQILRYHKGALLQGTISVNLIWYGNFKPAQRAIVSDFIASLSDSAATRSKPSVATWWKGIDKYYSLANSKNPSSLSLRLGKQILDNKYSLGKSLSEKQIVQLASKGEQKNAINVVLTASDVTVAGFCVNRCGTHGSKSSIVKGKNKKFAYIWVGNSETQCPGYCAWPFHQPIYGPQNPPLGSPNNDVGMDGVVTVLSGLLAGTATNPFGNGFYQGPATAPLEAASACPGVYGKGAYPGYAGDLLLDPTTGGSYNAHGAIGRKYLLPAIYDPSTSKCSTLV